One part of the Eucalyptus grandis isolate ANBG69807.140 chromosome 10, ASM1654582v1, whole genome shotgun sequence genome encodes these proteins:
- the LOC104423816 gene encoding cation/H(+) antiporter 14-like, which produces MAETTELERAAAMVGTVSGPFQPEYLVCQQAPPMISSRGYRFSDPFDASLPLLMFQIILIFFTTRLLLFFLKPLRMNLLMGHILTGIIIGPAILGRNKTYFNKVFPPSGIVTLTTLAEVGFMIHLFTIGVQVDTRVMTKIGKSAAFIGSACFFLPYALGFLTFSMVKSFGNLDAHFKQSMLLIIVINSISAFPVITSLLTDLRILNSEVGRMATHVSLVCDMWSWSAALAVSTFDLALQSSKRDSVWSLVSTIAFVAAIAFIVRPFLRWSNKCAKGGEEEEVQFYRVMVLLLCCGLLSEIFGLHTGFGPFLMGLVLPDKPPMGSTLLQKLDTISKALLVPAFMAMSGLRVHPADVGGTSSAFLELIIMMGYIAKFCGTLGSAICCGMPFWDAIPLSLIMCCKGIMDIAVLVMFYDRKIMPGQVYSHLLLTMLIVTTLARPIIAYLYDPSRRYMVEGRKTLQEWKEGVKMQFLVCLHNEDNVPTIMNLLEASHPTTRSPIAVFVLHLRELKGRSTSVLVPHQQLHEASSKGTSYNHAVNVFQYYEEHNRGSVVVQHFTAISPYASIHNDICTLALDKGTNLVIVPFHKTWAIDGSMESTERTIRNVNKSVMNKAPCSVGILIDRGPLTSNRDMLMSKSEPYQIAMLFLGGADDREALAYCMRMVEHPKVDLTIARVKNDDYLNGEESHLDQELIDYFRATVGKRKVKYVEETAMDGVGTTQVICSFEDAVDLLIVGKHHDPLSPLISGLTEWNEYPELGVIGDMLATSDFQFSVLVVQQEPVALNLSSEMSGSRSHSRSLPLSTTEQGN; this is translated from the exons ATGGCGGAAACAACCGAGCTTGAGAGGGCAGCGGCGATGGTAGGGACGGTGTCGGGCCCGTTCCAGCCCGAGTACCTGGTGTGTCAGCAGGCGCCCCCCATGATTAGTTCACGGGGCTATCGGTTCTCTGACCCGTTTGACGCCTCCTTGCCTCTCCTTATGTTCCAGATCATCTTGATCTTCTTCACCACCcggctcctcctcttcttcctcaaacCTCTCCGCATGAACCTCTTAATGGGTCACATTCTG ACGGGAATAATCATCGGTCCGGCCATTTTAGGTCGCAACAAGACATACTTTAACAAAGTGTTCCCGCCGAGCGGCATAGTTACCCTGACGACATTAGCAGAAGTAGGGTTCATGATTCACCTCTTCACCATCGGCGTACAAGTCGATACCCGCGTGATGACCAAGATTGGGAAGAGTGCTGCCTTCATCGGGTCCGCGTGCTTCTTCTTGCCTTATGCCTTAGGTTTCCTCACCTTCTCCATGGTCAAAAGCTTCGGCAACTTGGATGCCCACTTCAAGCAGTCCATGCTTCTCATCATCGTCATCAACTCGATCTCCGCCTTCCCCGTCATCACGTCGCTCCTCACCGACCTGCGGATCTTGAACTCGGAGGTCGGCCGGATGGCCACACATGTGTCGCTGGTTTGTGACATGTGGTCGTGGAGTGCGGCGCTGGCAGTCAGTACCTTCGACTTGGCCTTGCAGAGCTCCAAGAGGGACTCCGTGTGGTCATTGGTCTCCACGATCGCGTTCGTTGCGGCCATTGCCTTCATCGTTCGCCCGTTTTTGAGGTGGTCAAACAAATGTGCAAAG GgaggggaagaggaggaggtgCAATTCTACCGGGTAATGGTTCTCCTGTTGTGTTGTGGGCTATTGTCGGAAATTTTCGGCCTACACACAGGCTTCGGGCCCTTTTTGATGGGCTTGGTATTGCCGGACAAGCCGCCCATGGGGTCGACCTTATTGCAGAAGCTGGACACCATCTCCAAGGCGCTGCTGGTGCCGGCTTTCATGGCAATGAGTGGGTTGCGAGTCCATCCGGCAGACGTGGGTGGAACATCATCGGCTTTCTTGGAGCTTATCATAATGATGGGTTACATCGCCAAGTTCTGCGGGACGCTCGGGTCCGCCATCTGCTGCGGCATGCCGTTCTGGGACGCCATCCCTCTGAGCCTCATCATGTGCTGCAAAGGCATCATGGATATCGCCGTTCTGGTCATGTTTTACGATAGGAAG ATCATGCCTGGTCAGGTTTACAGTCATCTACTCCTCACCATGCTTATTGTGACTACATTGGCAAGGCCCATCATCGCCTACCTGTATGATCCATCCAGGAGATATATGGTCGAAGGAAGAAAAACCCTGCAAGAATGGAAGGAAGGAGTTAAGATGCAATTCCTGGTGTGTCTCCACAATGAAGACAACGTCCCCACCATCATGAACCTCCTCGAAGCCTCCCACCCCACTACCCGTAGCCCTATCGCCGTCTTCGTCTTGCACTTGCGAGAGCTCAAGGGCCGCTCCACCTCAGTGCTCGTTCCCCATCAACAGCTCCACGAGGCTTCCTCCAAGGGGACCAGCTACAACCACGCTGTCAACGTGTTCCAGTACTACGAGGAGCACAACAGAGGGAGCGTCGTCGTGCAGCACTTCACCGCCATCTCACCCTACGCAAGCATCCACAACGACATCTGCACGCTCGCCTTGGACAAGGGGACCAACCTCGTCATAGTGCCCTTCCACAAGACGTGGGCCATAGACGGGTCCATGGAGTCAACCGAGCGCACAATCAGGAACGTGAACAAGAGCGTGATGAATAAGGCGCCCTGCTCCGTGGGAATCCTCATCGACCGGGGCCCCTTGACAAGCAACCGGGACATGCTGATGAGCAAGTCAGAGCCATATCAGATAGCCATGCTCTTCTTGGGCGGTGCGGATGATCGTGAGGCGCTCGCTTATTGTATGCGCATGGTCGAGCATCCGAAGGTCGACCTAACAATAGCCCGGGTCAAGAACGATGACTACCTGAACGGAGAGGAAAGCCATCTCGATCAAGAACTGATAGATTATTTCCGGGCTACTGTAGGCAAGAGAAAAGTCAAGTACGTAGAGGAGACGGCAATGGATGGGGTGGGGACTACGCAGGTGATCTGCTCGTTCGAGGACGCGGTTGACCTGTTGATCGTAGGCAAGCATCATGATCCCTTGTCTCCGCTTATCTCGGGTTTGACCGAGTGGAACGAGTACCCGGAATTGGGGGTCATCGGCGACATGCTAGCGACTTCCGATTTCCAGTTCTCCGTCTTAGTAGTGCAGCAGGAGCCCGTGGCGCTCAACCTGTCTTCGGAGATGAGCGGATCTCGGAGTCACAGCCGCTCCTTGCCGTTATCCACTACGGAGCAAGGAAATTGA
- the LOC104423817 gene encoding cation/H(+) antiporter 14 gives MTFSQVGYLIHLFAIGVQVDTGILWRAEKSELIIGTLCFFSPYAVAYLSYYALKGLFNLDDSLSYSIPYIAIVNSLSSYPVITSLLTDLRILNSDLGRFASHVSLVCDLLTWSLSLLANAANLAFHRSTMDSMWSILFTLMFISIIIFIIRPVTIWSSRCAQDGEEERVHFFEIMVILLGCSLLSEILGQHSSFGAYLMGWALPHGPPFGTTLVQKVETVSDSLMVPAFLAVSGVRTHLSSLVAASSGYTQVIIVMSYVGKFSGTLVASVVCGKPFWDAVPLSLIMCCKGIIEVAVYCAWYDRKIIDQQVFAQLVVTMVIVTTLVRPLVAYLYDPSSRYMVHGRRALPQSKEGVKVQILVCLHNEDNVPTIMNLLEASNPTPHSPISVFVLHLEELKGRCAAVLVPHHHLDKSASQVAGSDHVVNAFTNYEQRSCGSAVVQHFTAISPFESMHDDVCALALDKRTHLIILPFHKTWAIDGTVGFVKYAFRNVNKNVMGKAPCSVGVLIDRGSLASTHHMVGGEAAPYRVFVLFLGGADDREALAYSMRMVDHPSVSLTIIWIRSREDEKHGGSQLDKEAMGDFRAKVGYNRNVKYVQEMTEDGVGTVQVIRSVETVVDLLIVGTHHDPSSPLILGLTDWSENPELGVIGDLLATSDFQFSVLLVQREPTAATSLPFIEFGNQ, from the exons ATGACGTTTTCCCAAGTAGGGTACCTGATCCACCTTTTTGCGATTGGCGTGCAAGTCGATACCGGCATTCTGTGGAGGGCCGAAAAGAGCGAGCTCATAATCGGGACCTTGTGCTTCTTCTCGCCTTACGCAGTTGCCTACCTTTCCTACTACGCCCTCAAGGGCTTATTCAACTTGGATGACTCGTTGAGCTACTCCATCCCCTACATCGCCATCGTTAACTCCCTCTCCTCCTACCCTGTCATCACCTCGCTCCTCACCGACCTTCGGATCCTAAACTCGGACCTCGGACGGTTCGCCTCCCATGTGTCGCTGGTGTGCGACTTGTTGACGTGGAGCTTGTCCCTGCTAGCGAATGCTGCCAACTTAGCCTTCCATCGCTCCACGATGGACTCAATGTGGTCGATACTTTTCACACTTATGTTCATCTcgatcatcatcttcatcattcgCCCCGTGACAATATGGTCATCCCGATGCGCACAG GATGGAGAAGAGGAGCGGGTCCATTTCTTTGAGATTATGGTGATCTTGTTGGGGTGCTCGCTGCTATCGGAGATCCTGGGCCAGCACAGCAGCTTCGGAGCATACTTGATGGGCTGGGCTTTGCCGCACGGGCCGCCATTCGGGACGACCTTGGTCCAGAAAGTAGAGACGGTTTCGGACAGCCTGATGGTGCCAGCGTTCTTGGCGGTGAGCGGGGTGCGGACGCACCTGTCAAGCCTGGTCGCGGCGTCGTCCGGGTACACGCAGGTGATAATAGTGATGAGTTACGTCGGGAAGTTCTCGGGGACGCTGGTGGCTTCTGTCGTTTGCGGCAAGCCGTTCTGGGACGCCGTCCCTCTCAGCCTCATCATGTGCTGCAAAGGCATCATCGAGGTCGCTGTCTATTGCGCGTGGTATGACAGAAAG ATAATAGATCAGCAGGTCTTCGCTCAGCTAGTGGTCACCATGGTGATCGTGACCACGTTGGTGAGGCCCCTCGTCGCTTATCTATACGATCCATCCAGCAGATACATGGTCCATGGACGAAGAGCCCTCCCGCAATCGAAGGAAGGCGTCAAGGTCCAGATCCTCGTTTGCCTCCACAACGAAGATAACGTCCCCACCATCATGAACCTCCTCGAGGCCTCCAACCCCACCCCTCACAGCCCCATCTCCGTCTTCGTCCTCCACCTCGAGGAGCTCAAGGGCCGGTGCGCCGCCGTCCTCGTCCCCCACCACCACCTCGACAAGTCCGCCTCCCAGGTGGCCGGCTCGGACCACGTGGTCAACGCGTTCACCAACTACGAGCAGCGCAGCTGCGGGAGCGCCGTGGTGCAGCACTTCACCGCCATCTCGCCCTTCGAGAGCATGCACGACGACGTGTGCGCCCTCGCGCTCGACAAGCGGACCCACCTCATCATCCTGCCCTTCCACAAGACGTGGGCCATCGACGGGACGGTAGGGTTCGTCAAGTACGCCTTCCGCAACGTGAACAAGAATGTGATGGGCAAGGCACCCTGCTCCGTCGGGGTCCTCATCGATCGGGGCTCGCTGGCAAGCACCCACCATATGGTGGGTGGCGAGGCCGCGCCGTACCGAGTTTTCGTGCTCTTCTTGGGGGGCGCAGACGACCGGGAGGCCCTCGCCTACAGCATGCGAATGGTTGACCACCCGTCGGTCAGCCTCACGATAATTTGGATCAGGAGCAGAGAGGATGAGAAACACGGGGGGAGCCAGCTTGACAAAGAAGCGATGGGTGACTTCCGGGCCAAGGTGGGCTACAACAGGAATGTGAAGTACGTCCAGGAGATGACGGAAGACGGGGTCGGGACCGTACAGGTGATCCGCTCGGTCGAGACCGTGGTCGACCTGCTGATAGTGGGCACGCACCACGACCCGTCGTCGCCGCTCATCTTGGGCTTGACGGATTGGAGCGAGAACCCTGAATTGGGGGTCATTGGCGACCTGCTCGCCACTTCCGATTTCCAGTTCTCGGTTTTGCTAGTGCAGCGAGAGCCCACGGCGGCGACATCCCTTCCCTTTATTGAGTTTGGAAATCAGTAG